Within Nosocomiicoccus ampullae, the genomic segment GATCGTAATAAAGTAATGAATTATATCAATGAATATGAAGGTCTATTAAAAGGTATTTTATATCAAGATAAAAATTCTAAATCATATGCAAAACATATCGACGGTTATTTAGAAGAAGCAGTCGTTAACCATGATTTAAAATTAAAAGAAGAACAATTTAATGAACTCATGAACCATTTCGCTTAGTAAAAAACGCAAATTAAGTCTACACTTAATTTGCGTTTTTATTTTTGTAAACGAAAATGATTGCTTTGTTAGCGTAAACTACCTAATCATCAATATAACGGAGGAGTCGTTAACGTAAACGGAGTTTGTGTTAAATAGTTTTTTATCTATTAACGATAAAGGGATTTATGTTAAAACACAACTCGTTTCGTTAACGCAAACGTCTTAATCGTCAACAAAACGAAGGACTCGTTAACGTAAAAGCAATTTGCGTTAACGAACATCTCAATTCAACATGTCTAAAACAAAAAGTTCAATCATTTTTATCAGAAAGTTCTTAATAATTGTGCTAGAATTAGTTTAAAGTAATTCGAAAACCGAAATAAGAGGTGTCAATATGCGTACAGTCTTTAGTTATGCGCTAAAGTATAAATGGATTATTATTATCGGACTACTACTCATGTTTGTAGAGCTTGCTGTTGAACTGATACAGCCGCTATTTATTCGCGGAGTGATTGATGACGGTATTACCGTAAGCAATTTAAATAACGTTTGGATGTATTTAGGACTTATGTTAGCCGCTTCGATCATCTCAACAATTGCTGGGGTATTTAATACATACTTATCAAGCTATGCAACGAACGCATTTGGTAATGATTTAAGAAATGCGATTTTTAGACGAGTACAACATTTTACGTTAGAAACTCTGTCTAAATTTAATGGGTCGACATTAATCACAAGGTTGACTCAAGACGTTTTAATTTCAGAGATGTTAGTGTTTTTTGGGATGCGTATTTTACTTCGTGCACCGCTTCTTGTAATTGGTTCTCTTGTGATGTCGTTTGTCGTTAACGTTAAGCTTGGATTTTACTTAACACTACTGACACCAATTTTATTCGTATTTTTATTTGTCACAGCGACAATAGGTGCAAAGATTTTTAGTCGTATTCAAAAACGTCTCGATAAAATTAACCGTTTCTTCCAAGAGAATTTAAGCGGTATGTTATTAATTAAAGTAAATAACCGAGCAGAATATGAATCAGAACGATTTAGTAATATCGCAGGTAAACTCCGTGATGATATGATTTTTGGACTCCGTTTAATGGAGTCAATTTTACCCGTATTATTACTTATTATGAATGGAAGTTTACTACTTGTACTTTATATATCATCTGATTTAATTCAAACAAATAACGTTCAAGTCGGTGAAGTTGTTGCGGTCATTAATTACGCGTTAAGAATGCAAGGTGGCTTCTCAATGTTTAGTTTCTTAATTATCTCAGCAACGCGCGCAAAAGCTTCAGCAGATCGTATTAGTGAAGTACTCCATGAAGATGTTGATGAATTAGATGACGGTAGAAAGATTGAACACACTGAAGGAAGCTCGGTCGAGTTTCAAAACGTATCTTTTAAATATGTGAATAGTGTTTCGAACATATTAGAAGATGTTTCTTTTAAAGTTGATAAAAATGAAACACTTGTCATTATGGGAGCGACTGGTTCAGGTAAAAGTTCTCTCGTTAACTTAATTCCAAGACTTTACGATGCAACAAAAGGTAATGTATATGTGGATGGTAAAAATGTAAAAGATTGGAATGTGAACGAACTCAGAGATTTAATCGGTTATGTACCACAATCAGCGGTATTATTCACTGGGACGATTTTTGAAAATATGCTCTGGGGAGATGAGTATGCGTCTCTAAATGACGTATACGACTCGACAAGAAAAGCACAAGTTCATGAAAATATTATTCGCTTTGATCATCAGTACAACACTCAAGTCGGTCAGCGCGGTGTACAGTTATCCGGTGGACAAAAGCAACGTCTCTCGATTGCTCGAGCACTCGTGAAACGCCCATCTATTCTAATACTTGACGACTCAACAAGTGCATTAGATGCGACAACAGAGAATAGCCTCTGGGAAGAAATGGATAACTTAAATGTCACGAGAGTAATTATTACTCAAAAAATTTCTACTGCAAAAACTGCTGATAAAATACTTCTCCTTGAAGAAGGAAAAGTATCCGCTATTGGAACACATGACTCACTTCTTTTAGAATCTGAACTTTATCAGTCTATAGTAGAAAGTCAGAAGACAGGAGGGTCGTTTGATGATTAAGTTTTTAAAAGAACCATTTGGTTTAAAGCCAATTTTAAAGAAAGAAGATATTGGTAAACAAAGTCGAGAAAATCAGCGCCGGGCATCGAATATGTCAGGGACGTTAAAACGATTCTGGAAGTTTATGAGAGATGAACGGTTTAGAATTTTACTCGTGATATGTATTGTTGTAATCACGAGTTTACTTGGAATTGTTGGGCCATTTTTAGTCGGACAAGTGATTGACAATTATCTCGTACCTAAAGAATTCGATGGATTTGTCACAGTGTTACTGATATTACTCGGTGTTTATGTGCTACATAGTATTTCGACGTTAGCACAGTCATTTATAATGGTCGGTGCGAGTCAGCGTACAGTATTCAACATGAGATATCGACTATTCAACCATATGCAGTATTTACCGATTGACTTTTATAATAAGCGCCAACAAGGTGAATTAATGAGTCGTATGACAAACGATATTGAAACGATTTCTCAGACATTAAACACGTCATTTATTCAGTTTACGACGAGTGTGATTACACTAATTGGGACAGTTTCAGTGATGCTTTACTTAAGTCCGTTATTAACTGTTCTGACGTTAACGATTATTCCATTACTCGTTATTTTAATTAAATATATTACGAATCGTACACGCCCACTCTATAGAATTCGACAAAAACGTACGGGTGAATTAAATGCCTATATTGAAGAAGTCATTTCTGGTCAAGAAATTGTGAAAGCTTTTAGTCAAGAAGATTACGTCATTGATCAGTTTGAAAAAAGAACGAGAAACTTACGTGACGTCACATTTTGGGCGAACCTTTATAGTGGGATGATTCCAAAAATCATGAATATGTTAAACAACTTAAGTTTTACGATTGTTGCTGGAATCGGCGGTATATTAGCACTCACAACAGATACTGTGACAGTGGGTATAATCGTTGTGTTTGCTGAATACGCGAGACAATTTACGAGACCACTCGCCGATCTTGCGAACCAATTTAACCAAGTGCTTTCAGCAATCGCAGGCGCAGAGCGTGTATTTGACATTATCGATACTGAAAGAGAAAAAGATGACGGCATGATTACAAATAGAAACTTAGACGGTCATATTGAATTTAAAAATGTTGTCTTTCGTTATGACAAAGACCAAAAGTGTCCAACGATTAATAATGTATCATTTGATATAAAACCTGGTGAATCAGTCGCACTCATCGGATCGACTGGTGCTGGGAAAACAACGATTGTACAGTTATTAAATCGTTTCTACGAAGTGGATGCTGGTGAAATTTTAATTGACGGGGACAAAATTGAAGACTATAAGCGTGACGTATTAAAAGAAAATACTGCATTTGTCTTACAAGATCCATTTATCTTTAACGCTTCAATTAAAGATAACGTGAGATTTGGTAAACTAGACGCAACTGATGAAGAAATCATCGAAGCGTGTAAAAGTGCAAATGCGCACGACTTTATTATGGGGCTTGAAGACGGATATGATACAGTAATTGACGGAGAAAAACAGGCACTATCTGTTGGTGAACGTCAACTCGTTTCAATTGCACGTGCATTCGTTAGAGATCCAAATATTTTACTACTAGATGAAGCAACGTCCAGTATCGATACGATTACAGAATTAAAGATTCAAGAAGCATTAGAAAGTTTAATGAAAGACCGGACATCAATTATTATTGCCCACCGTTTAAACACTGTTCGAGCTGTCGATCGTTTAATTGTGTTAGAACACGGTGAAATTATAGAAATCGGTAGCCATGAGGAATTGCTTGAACAAAAAGGAGTTTACTATAATATGGTAAACGGATAGAATTAAAACATGATATACTCTATAATAGTGAGAGAAATTATAATAAAAGGTGAGAAATAATGGCGACTAAAGATGAGATTGTAGCAGCTGCTAAAGATGTAGGTAAGATGATTGCCGACACTGAAGAAGTAAAATTCTTTGAAAAGGCAGAAGCTAAAATTCATGAAAATAAAGAAGTCCGTGAAAAAATGGCAAGTTTACGTTCATTACAACAACAAGCAGTAAATTTCCAAAGTTACGGTAAAACACGTGCATACGAACTTGCACAAGAAAAAATCGATGCGCTTGAAAAAGAATTAGATGATATGCCAATTGTACAGCAATTCATCGATGCACAAGAGAATGTAAATGATATTTTACAAATGGTTTCGCACGCGATTAGTAGTTCTGTCACATACGAAGTGATTGAAAGAACTGGTGGCGATCACCTTGAAGGTGAAACAGGCGCAGGCATGAAAAATAAGGCAAGTAAAGACGTTGAATAAAAGGGAGTGACTAGAGTCACTCTTTTTTTCATGGTATAATTTATTAGATATTAACGGTTAGGATGAGTGTATATGTCGAACGTAACTCCGATGATGAAACAATATTTATCGATTAAAGAAGAACATAAAGATGCGTTTTTATTTTTTAGACTTGGAGATTTTTACGAGTTATTTTATGATGATGCAGTTGAAGCGGCAAAATTACTTGAAATCACGTTAACGTCTAGAGATAAAACGAGCAACATACCGATGGCTGGTGTACCGTATCATTCTGCTACACGGTATATTGAAAAGCTGATTAACCACGGCTATAAAGTTGCAATTTGTGAGCAAATGGAAGACCCTAAAGCTGTGAAAGGTATGGTGAAGCGTGAAGTAGTACGCGTAATTACACCAGGAACATTAATTGATGATTTCGGAATTTCTCAAGATGAGAGTAACTATATATTATCTTTAAATCACCGAGATGATATATATGACGTCGTGTACGGTGATATTTCTACAGGGGATATGTATTCATTTGAAACAAAAGACCTCGACACCCTTTACACTCAGTTGTCTCGAATTAACCCTAGAGAAATTGTTGTATCTAATAATAGTGAAGCGGTACTTCATAACTTTTATAATGATCCACCACTTATTACAGTTGTTGACGGTACGTCTAGTGAAGTGCAATTACTTTCATATATTGAGTCTCAAAATAAACAAAAGCTTTCACATTTAAAAGATATTATAGAAATTAATGTCGACTCGAATTTAAAATTATCTCAATCAACCATTAGTAACTTAGAACTTGTTGAAAATTTACAGACGAAAAAACAAAAAGGATCATTGTATTGGTATTTAAATAAAACTGAAACACCGATGGGCCGAAGAAAATTAAAGCGTCTAATTGAATCACCACTTGTAAATCTTGAAGAAATTAAAAATCGTCAAGATGTTGTTGGTAAATTACTTGAAAACTTTATAGAGCGTGAAGATATTAAAGCAGCTTTAAATAACGTGTACGATATTGAAAGATTAACAGGACGAATGAGCTTTGGAAATATAGATGTTAAAGGTTTTATTGAACTTAGAGATTCGTTAGAAGGACTTCCGAATGTTTATAAGCTTTTATCATCTATTGGTTTAATCGATAACGTATTATTTAAAGATTTTGACGTATTAAGTGATGTATACGAAATGCTAAAAGTATTAAAATCTGACGCACCGAAGACGATTCGTGAAGGCAATATATTTGAATACGGTGTGAGTAAAGAACTAGATGAATTAAGAGATATTCAAAATAACTCTAGAGAATGGTTAGAGAATTATTTATCTAAAGAGAAAGAAAAGACAAACATAAAAAATATGAAGATTGGATTTAATAAAGTGTTTGGATATTTCTTAGAAATCTCTAAAGGCCAAGCGGCGACGTTTGATGCAGAAAAGTATGGGTATGATCGTAGACAAACGTTAACTAACTCTGAACGCTACATTACACCAGAGTTAAAAGAGATGGAAGATAAAATTTTAAAAGCTGAAGATGAAAGTGTTATTTTAGAATACAACATGTTTATCGACTTAAGAGAAAAAGTAAAGGGACATACTGAAAGACTTCAGAGAACGAGTGAACAGTTATCTATACTTGATTGCTTAATTAGCTTTGCGGACGTCTCAAATGAGTATCAACTCGTAAGGCCAGAATTCACAGAAGATGAACTAGAAATTATTGACGGTAGACATCCAATTGTAGAAAAGATGCTCGGAGAAAGAACGTACGTACCTAACGACGTTAAAATGGATGATGATACGTTTATCTATTTAATTACGGGACCAAACATGAGTGGTAAAAGTACGTATATGCGCCAAGTGGCAATCATTACGATTATGTCTCAAATTGGTATGAACGTACCTGCGGCTTCTTGTAAAATTCCGATATTTGACGCTATTTATACACGTATTGGAGCAAGTGATGACTTATCAAGTGGTAAATCGACATTTATGATTGAAATGATGGAAGCAAACGATGCACTTAAACACGCGACTAAAAATAGTCTAATTATATTTGATGAACTTGGCCGTGGAACTTCAACATATGACGGAATGGCACTTGCTGAAGCGATGTTAAAATATATTCATAACTATATCGGTGCAAAAACTTTATTCTCAACACATTACCATGAATTGACGGATTTAGATGCGTCGCTACATCATTTAATGAACGTTCACGTAAAAGCAAGCGAGAAAAATGGTGTGTTAGAGTTTCAGCATAAAGTTGAAAAAGGTGCGGTTGAAAAAAGTTATGGTATCCAAGTTGCTGAGCTTGCAGATCTTCCGAGAGAAGTAACAATTGAAGCGCGTAAAGTGTTAAAACGTTTAGAAAATACGAATGACAATACTGTTGACGTTACGCAATTAGAGTTAACGTTAGATGATACGTCAGAACAAACAAGTACTATAGAAGAAAAAATCAAAACGTTAAACATTAATCATATATCACCAATCGAAGCGTTAACGTTACTTAGTGAATTTCAAGACGAATTAAAGTAAAGAGGGGATTATATGGAGAGAGTCCATGTACTAGATCCAGTTATCCAAAATAAAATAGCAGCGGGTGAAGTTGTCGAACGCCCAAGTTCCATTGTTAAAGAACTTGTTGAAAACTCGATAGATGCTCACTCAACATCTATTGAGGTCTTTATCGAAGAAAGTGGTCTTAAAAAAATTAGAGTTGTCGATAATGGTGAAGGTATTGACGATAGAGATAGCCGTTTAATATTCGAGCGTCATGCAACGAGTAAAATCGCTGAAGACTATGATTTATTTGAAATTCGCTCGATGGGATTTCGTGGTGAGGCACTTGCGAGTATTGGTGCAGTGTCTAAAGCAACGGTTGAAAGTTATCGTAAAGACAGACAGCCATTTAAATTAGAATACAATGGTGGCAGAGAAGTTGGCTACCATGAAGGCAAATCTCGCGTTGGTACAGTAGTGACGATAGAAGACTTATTTTTTAACACACCAGCAAGATATAAATATATTAAAAGTTTAAGAACTGAAGCGGGCCGTATTATTGATATGATGCAACGCTTTAGTTTTAACCATCCAGATATTCAGTTTAAACTCGTCTTTGATGGGAAAGTTCGATTTCAAACAAAAGGAAATGGTAACTTAAAAGAAGTCATTGCAGATGTTTACGGGCTAAATGTTGCGAGACATAGCGTAAAAGTTGAAGGTACAACACCAGACTATAAGTTATCAGGATTTGTTGTTCGACCAGAAATTACGAGAAGTAATAAAAATTATATTAATCTTTCAATTAATTCTCGAATTATTAAAGATTTTAGACTCGTCGCGAGTGTCGTTGAAAGTTATCATACGTTACTTCCGAAAGATAAATTTCCAGTCGTCATTTTAAATATCGATATGGATCCAAAACTTGTCGATGTAAACGTACATCCTGCAAAAACTGAAGTCCGGTTATCTAAACTTAAAGAGTTACAACGCCTAATTGAAACTACAATTAAAGATGCGCTACAGTCAGAACGTTTAATTCCAGAAATGGAGACACGTGAGAAAAAAGAAAAGCCAGTCATAACACAAAACGTCTTTGATTTTGCACCTAGACAAGTCAGAGATGATTATGATTACGTATCTAATAATAAAATCAATACAAGTGACTTTAGTTCAAAAGAGAGTAATGATAACAAAGAGACGTATATCGAACAAACAATTAATGATAACATCAGTCACTCTAATGAAAGTTATGACGACTATCAAGATTCTAAATTACCGTATTTAGAAATTGTCGGACAAGTCCACGGAACGTATATATTAATGCAAAATGACTCAGGAATGTATTTAATGGATCAACACGCCGCGCAAGAACGCATTAAATATGAATATTTCTATGAGAACATTCAAAATAGTGATGAGCGTGTGCCATTACTATTACCGTATCATTTTGAGTTTTCATATGATGACGTCATTCGTATCGATGAAAAACTCAATGATTTAAAAGCACTAGGATTTAATATTGAAAAAACAGGTATGAAGCAATATACAGTAACGGAGTATCCATCTTGGATATTAAAAGATGATCCAGAAGGAGATATCGAGTCAGTCATTGATTTTATTTCAAACACAGAAAACTTTTCAGTGAATAAGTACCGTGAAGATATGTCTATAATGATGAGTTGTAAACAGTCAATAAAAGCGAATCACTACTTAGATGAAAACCAAATGCGTACATTGCTAGATGACTTATCCAAATGTAAGTCACCATACACGTGTCCACATGGTCGACCAGTCATCATTAAGTGGTCGACATATGAGATTGAAAAGATGTTTAACCGTATTATGAAATAAGAGGTGTTCTAATGAAACAACAAATTGTATATACGAGAGACGAAGCAATTGATGTGAAAATTTCCGAACCAGAAAACCCGAAAGCAGCTGTATTAGTACTTCACGGAATTTCTGAACATAGTGGACGTTATGATTATTTACTTAATTTCTTTAAATCGCATGATATTTACGGTGTAATTTATGATCATAACGGTCACGGAAATAGAGATAACGGCAATCGTGGTGAAATTGGAAGTTTTGAAAAACTCGTCTTAGATGCTAAAGACGTGTATGATTCACTACCGAATCACTTACCAAAATTTGTAATTGGTCATTCTATGGGGAGTATCGTTTTAAGATTACTACTTACTTCGATTTGTCCAACAGGTGCAGTGATTGTTGGAACTGGAGACAGAACGACTCCAGTTGAAAAGATTCAAACAGCTTTTGTGAATGGTGTTTCAAAAATTACACCAAATTTTAAAAGTTTACTTTTAAATCAACTTGCATTCAGAGGATTTGACCGTCAAGTCGAAGGTACTGCTAAAAATAGATGGATTAGTAAAAATTACGAAAATGTCGTAAAGTTCAACCAAGACCCACTTTCTGGACACCCGGTGTCAGTGAATACATTTAAAGCATTAAACAATGCGATTATTGCAGTGAACAGTGAAGAAATAATTAAAAAATATAATAAGGATACAAACTTCTTATTAATTAGCGGTAAAGATGATCCATTTAGTCACCAAGGAAAAGATATTGAGAAATTAGATGCGACATTAAAAGCTTATGGATATAATACAAAATCAGTATTGTATGAAGATTACCGTCATGAAATTTTAAATGAAAATATTAAAAATGATGTCTACCGTACAATTTTAGACTGGATGGATAATAGTATCGATGACTAAACCTAAAATTATTTGTCTCGTTGGTCCAACTGGTGTTGGTAAAACAGAATTATCGATTAAAATCGCAAAGCATTTTAACTTTAACGTCATTAGCGGTGACTCAATGCAAGTTTATAAAGGCATGGATATAGGTACTGGTAAAATTACTGAAAGTGAAATGGACGGTGTTCGTCATGAGATGATTGATATTCTATCTCCTGACAAAAACTTTTCTGTGAAAGAGTTTCAGGAACTTGTGACGAAATTAATCGAAAAAGAATACGACAATAATAATACACCTTTTATCGTCGGTGGAACGGCATTTTACATCCATGCACTAATTAACGATTTTCAATTTAATGATGAAGATGAAGATGAAAAACTAGAATTAGTGAATTATTTTGAACAGTTTACAAATGAGGCGCTTCATGAAAAAGTAAAAGAAATTAATGAAGATATTCATATTAATAATCGTAAGCGTATGATTCGGGTGCTAATTAAAAATAAACTGGGTCAAAAGAAGCAGCATGATACGACGAGTAAATATGACGCTTTAATCATTGGATTATATGACGACAGAGAAAAGCTATATGAGAGAATAAATAACCGCGTATTAAATATGATAGATCACGGACTTGAAAAAGAAGTAAGATATTTATTTGATCATTATAAGTTATCTAAAACAGCACTTGGTGCGATTGGTTATCATGAATTTATCGATTATTTTAACGGGGACAAGTCTTTAGAAACAGTGATTAAAGATATTCAAAGAGACTCAAGAAGATATGCAAAAAGGCAACTAACGTATTTAAGAAATAAATTAGACGTTGAATGGTTCAAAGTCGGTGTCGATGAGAGTGACATTCTAAATAGAATTGAGTCATTTTTAAAAAAGTCCCATTGATTTTTCAATGAGACTTTTTTATCTATTGATGAGTGTCATAGAGATACGGTTCGAGTATTTTGTATAGATTATCATAAGTGATGTGAGTATTATTTATACGTTTAGCAATTTTACCTTCACGGGAGACGACAAACATCGTAAAGTTTAATTTCACTTCATTTTTAAATATTTTAAATTTATCTTCAGTAAGATAACTAAAAATAGGGTGTTTTGTGTCACCTTTTACGTCTACTTTTTCCATTAATGGTAATTGTATAGAAAGAGAATTGTGTAGGGCATGATCTAGATTACTTGATGATAATGCTTCTTTTTCTTTAAATTGATCCGTTGGAAATAGAAGTATATTTAAACCGTCTTTTTTATAATTCTCGTACAGTTTTTCGAGGATAGTGAGTTGAGGTACGTCGGTAATATCACTTGATATTGTGACTATCAAGAGTACCTGTCCTTTAAATTCTGACATTTTAACTAGATTTTTATGAATGTCCCTAGCTTTTAAATTATAAAATTCTTTTCCCATAAACATATCACCTATCTTCCAATGGTATTCTATTCACTTATTTTGAAATTTATAAACACGAAATGAAAAAGTATATATGTTTGAGGTGAGAAATTGAACACACAATATAATGGAGTTATTGTCGCTGTAAATACTAACGACACACATGATATTAAAAGTGAAGTCGCAGAATTAAAAGTACTTGCAGAATCTATAAATATAAAAATATTAGGGATTCACATACAAAATCGACACGAGATCGATAAACGCTATTACGTTGGCAGTGGATTTTTAAAAGAAATAAGCGAGATGTATGAGGATCTGGATTATGTCATTGTAAATGATGAAATTAAGGCGTCACAAAATAGAAATATAGAGTCAGTTCTTGATACATCTGTTCTCGACCGCACACAAATTATTTTAGATATATTTAGTTTAAGAGCAGACACTAAAGCTGGACAACTTCAAGTCGAACTTGCTCAACTTGAGTATTTAGTACCAAGACTTCGTGGACAAGGAATTAACCTTTCTCGTTTAGGTGGGGGGATTGGTACAAGAGGTCCAGGTGAGACGAAATTAGAAACAGATCGACGTCACATCAATAGGCGCATTAAAGAAATCAAAAATGAATTGAAAACAATTGAAAATACGCGTAAAAACTATCGTGAAAATCGTAATAGAAAAAAAGTGACTAAATTTAGTTTAATTGGTTATACGAATGCCGGAAAATCTGCGATGTTTAACGCGTTAACTGAAGCAAATACAAAAGAATTAAACCAGTTGTTCGCAACACTAGATCCGAAAACAAGAAAATTAGAATTCCAAAATGGATTTAATGCAATCATTACAGATACGGTTGGTTTTATTCAAAAATTACCGACGACTTTAGTTGAAAGCTTTAAGTCAACATTAGAAGAAGCTGCGGATAGTGACTTTTTAATTCATGTGATAGATAATCACTCAGACCACATCGACGAACATTACCGAACTGTACAACAATTATTAAAAGAACTCGATATGTCTCATATTCCGACAATTGTTTTATTTAATAAAAGTGATTTAAATAATGAGTTAAACTATATTACGAACGACACATACTTTTTAGTCAATAAGTTTATGGAAAAAGAAGAACTTCTCAACAAATTAAAAAAAGGTATAAAAGACAATTATGAATTTTACACTCGAAATATCACGATGAATGAGATCAACGAATTATATGAGTTAAAACAAGACACTTATGTGACGAATTTAACTTTTAATGAAGATGATGAAATCTATACTGTTGAAGGGTATACAAAAGACATTTCGATTATTCAGGAGATTTTAAAGGAGAAACAATGAAACACGCACAATCTATTATTGAACAATCAGAAGCACATATTCAGCCATTAATCGATGAAAATAAAAGAATTGCTTATTATAACTTTAAAAAAGTCATGCAGGCGTTTAACAGTCATTCTGTTATGGAAAGTGATTTTACAGGAACGACTGGATATGGTTATGACGACACAGGTAGAGATAAGTTAGAAGATATTTATAGAGATGTATTTGAAGCAGAAGATGCACTCGTACGTGCTCAAATAATTTCAGGTACTCACGCGATTTCACTGAGTCTTTTATCGTTATTAAACCGAGGCGATGAATTATTATATATTACCGGTTGGCCATATGACACGTTAGAAAAAGTAATTGGTGAAAGTGAAGAAGATATCGGTAGTATGAAAGAACTCGGTATCGACTTTAACTATATCAATTTAATTGATGA encodes:
- a CDS encoding alpha/beta fold hydrolase; translation: MKQQIVYTRDEAIDVKISEPENPKAAVLVLHGISEHSGRYDYLLNFFKSHDIYGVIYDHNGHGNRDNGNRGEIGSFEKLVLDAKDVYDSLPNHLPKFVIGHSMGSIVLRLLLTSICPTGAVIVGTGDRTTPVEKIQTAFVNGVSKITPNFKSLLLNQLAFRGFDRQVEGTAKNRWISKNYENVVKFNQDPLSGHPVSVNTFKALNNAIIAVNSEEIIKKYNKDTNFLLISGKDDPFSHQGKDIEKLDATLKAYGYNTKSVLYEDYRHEILNENIKNDVYRTILDWMDNSIDD
- the miaA gene encoding tRNA (adenosine(37)-N6)-dimethylallyltransferase MiaA gives rise to the protein MTKPKIICLVGPTGVGKTELSIKIAKHFNFNVISGDSMQVYKGMDIGTGKITESEMDGVRHEMIDILSPDKNFSVKEFQELVTKLIEKEYDNNNTPFIVGGTAFYIHALINDFQFNDEDEDEKLELVNYFEQFTNEALHEKVKEINEDIHINNRKRMIRVLIKNKLGQKKQHDTTSKYDALIIGLYDDREKLYERINNRVLNMIDHGLEKEVRYLFDHYKLSKTALGAIGYHEFIDYFNGDKSLETVIKDIQRDSRRYAKRQLTYLRNKLDVEWFKVGVDESDILNRIESFLKKSH
- the hflX gene encoding GTPase HflX — encoded protein: MNTQYNGVIVAVNTNDTHDIKSEVAELKVLAESINIKILGIHIQNRHEIDKRYYVGSGFLKEISEMYEDLDYVIVNDEIKASQNRNIESVLDTSVLDRTQIILDIFSLRADTKAGQLQVELAQLEYLVPRLRGQGINLSRLGGGIGTRGPGETKLETDRRHINRRIKEIKNELKTIENTRKNYRENRNRKKVTKFSLIGYTNAGKSAMFNALTEANTKELNQLFATLDPKTRKLEFQNGFNAIITDTVGFIQKLPTTLVESFKSTLEEAADSDFLIHVIDNHSDHIDEHYRTVQQLLKELDMSHIPTIVLFNKSDLNNELNYITNDTYFLVNKFMEKEELLNKLKKGIKDNYEFYTRNITMNEINELYELKQDTYVTNLTFNEDDEIYTVEGYTKDISIIQEILKEKQ